In Bacillota bacterium, the DNA window GAAAGAGGTGTTCCCAGATGCATCCAGGGAGGTGAAAGCGGCCTAAAGAACGAGCGAGGACCCGCCACGAAAATCCACAACGTTCAGGACAAACCCCGCCCCCTCACAGCCGCGCAGGAGTAGAGCCGCCACACGGTGGGGTGGTATCCGGCAAGCCGCAGGCCTTTTAAACCCCAACGCCAAGGAAGCAACGCAACCATCCCTGTGTGGCGTGCTATAAACAAACGCATACAGTCTTGCAGGGTCTCCAAGCCGGGCAGGGGATCGCTGTCCCGCAGCGAACAGTACACGCGGGTGATAACGTGCTGACGGTCGCTGAAGCGCTGGGTATCGGTATCATGCAGAGGGCACGCGTGATCGCCGGCGCGGGCGGCCTTGACCGGGCCATCCGGACCATAACTGTGATGGATACCCCTGACATCAAGAACTGGCTCCGGGGCGGAGAACTGTTACTGTCCAACATCTTTGTGCTCAAGGACAACCCCGACGAACAGGTCCGCCTGATCCAGGACCTGGCCGATCGCGGCGCGGCCGGGCTGGGCATCAAACTCAAGCGGTACGTGGAGTTCATCCCCGCCCGGATGGCAGAACTCGCCGACGGGCTTAACCTGCCCCTCATCGAAATGCCCGTTGACTGCGCCTGGATAGACGTTATGGTCCCGCTGTACACCGAGATCATCAACCGGCAGGCGGTCCGCCTGAGCCGGGCGCAGGAGATCCACGATACGTTCACCCGAGCCGCCCTGGAGGGCCGGGGGATCCAGGGCGTTCTGGACCTGCTTTCCTCCCTCACCCGTGCACGGGCCGCCGTGGCTGATCCGGAGGGTAAAATCCTGGCCGCTTCCCCGTCCCGATCGTGGGAGGAAGCGGAGTTGAAGGAGGAACTGGGAAGGACAGCGGGAGGGGAACCGGGCGCCGCGGGTGGGAAAGAAGACCTCCGGGTCCTACCGGTGAGGGCAGGCAAGCGCCTGCACGCTTACGTTTTGCTGAAGGCATCAGGCCCCGTCGGTGATGTCGAGTCCACCGCCCTGGAACACGCGGTGACCGTCCTGGCCCTGGAGATGGCCAAGCCGCAGGCCGTCACCGAGGTGCAACGCCGGTTCCAGAACCAGTTCCTCTGGGACCTCTTGAGCAGAAACGTCACCTCCATGGAAGCCCTGGAGTCGCGGGCCCGGCACGCCGGCATGAACGTCTCCTCGAGCTACGTGGTGATGGTCTTCGACATAGACGACTTCGAGCGTTATTGCGTGAAGGTATCCCGAGACGAG includes these proteins:
- a CDS encoding PucR family transcriptional regulator ligand-binding domain-containing protein; its protein translation is MLTVAEALGIGIMQRARVIAGAGGLDRAIRTITVMDTPDIKNWLRGGELLLSNIFVLKDNPDEQVRLIQDLADRGAAGLGIKLKRYVEFIPARMAELADGLNLPLIEMPVDCAWIDVMVPLYTEIINRQAVRLSRAQEIHDTFTRAALEGRGIQGVLDLLSSLTRARAAVADPEGKILAASPSRSWEEAELKEELGRTAGGEPGAAGGKEDLRVLPVRAGKRLHAYVLLKASGPVGDVESTALEHAVTVLALEMAKPQAVTEVQRRFQNQFLWDLLSRNVTSMEALESRARHAGMNVSSSYVVMVFDIDDFERYCVKVSRDEAAAQEVRERFVQRVRASAAFHVPASLCMDLSDSVTVLVPADSLSRGEINRLAAAIRNEALGTLPGLTVSVGISRPCQGALQLPVAYREARQAVDLGKELKGPGHVTAFGELGSYRVLLMQGNRPEVDSFCREMLGPLLESERRRPGLIQTLDTFFRCNCDPVRCASELFVHPNTVRYRLRKVEALCGVSLDNQEDRFNLQLALKLHRVMRPGSSGASAVLPA